A genomic stretch from Arachis stenosperma cultivar V10309 chromosome 3, arast.V10309.gnm1.PFL2, whole genome shotgun sequence includes:
- the LOC130966391 gene encoding uncharacterized protein LOC130966391 isoform X1, translating to MEASKKNEIIIKEANNHWTFLEHIEAPMWVDLTIEANSFSEDINDDWFNTSHPFHQWSARQLKAKFSHPGQEKLTSEVVDSDGQDSQQVPSSVSRSRGKHYNSKKWGVMNLNNLLDKQQGLSKRCFQASSSFGNEVKPKTKSNVGHPKGMLSENLGPNFESKARGKAKSSASCSKPVIGTNFVDKRSGESSTRSTITSEDTHQQQKCKVEPTQPCDKNGRSLSDRGVGLRKSCITDRASIVQQQQKSMEVSSQPCKSGSSSAASVCLGKSCVTRRTSRMEVAGDIMQSRGRKSSYGNSSVGSSSIPGYEVKFVSKHIRKEIADGNDAVTMNLADKNNWKPANVSQRQTSTVKGAKSSNKQGNSVNCAKPACLRNTKSLVQYRSIRQTSLMPVNGNKEDACTGAKKKLGKINSLTGKGKENVANTVTSNPKCIEKGVTSGRMLKDLRTTERCHLQKGNTGSAAMANKLGKDNDLPEAKNRTNLVRRIYLR from the exons ATGGAAGCTTCGAAAAAGAATGAGATTATCATCAAGGAGGCCAACAATCACTGGACTTTTTTG GAACATATTGAAGCACCTATGTGGGTAGATTTGACTATTGAAGCTAACTCTTTTAGTGAAGATAT AAATGATGACTGGTTCAACACAAGCCACCC GTTCCACCAGTGGTCTGCTCGGCAGCTGAAGGCTAAGTTCTCTCATCCTGGACAGGAGAAATTGACATCAGAAGTAGTTGACTCAGATGGACAAGACTCGCAGCAGGTTCCTTCTTCAGTCTCAAGGTCGAGGGGCAAACACTACAATAGCAAGAAATGGGGAGTTATGAATCTGAACAATTTGTTAGACAAGCAACAGGGTTTGAGTAAGAGATGCTTCCAAGCAAGTTCCAGTTTTGGTAATGAGGTGAAGCCCAAAACAAAATCTAATGTTGGCCACCCAAAAGGAATGTTGAGTGAAAATTTAGGACCGAACTTTGAAAGCAAGGCAAGAGGAAAAGCTAAGTCTTCGGCCAGTTGCAGTAAGCCTGTGATTGGAACAAATTTTGTTGATAAAAGGAGTGGTGAAAGCAGTACAAGAAGCACAATCACGTCGGAGGACACTCATCAACAGCAGAAATGTAAAGTGGAACCTACTCAGCCTTGTGATAAAAATGGTAGAAGTTTGTCAGATAGGGGTGTTGGTCTTAGGAAAAGTTGTATAACAGACAGAGCCTCGATAGTTCAGCAACAACAGAAATCAATGGAGGTATCTAGTCAACCTTGTAAAAGTGGAAGTTCGTCGGCTGCAAGTGTTTGTCTTGGTAAAAGTTGTGTTACTAGAAGAACCTCCAGAATGGAGGTTGCTGGTGATATAATGCAATCAAGGGGTCGTAAATCTTCTTATGGGAACTCTAGTGTTGGATCATCTTCAATCCCTGGTTATGAAGTTAAATTTGTATCAAAACACATCAGAAAGGAAATTGCAGATGGGAATGATGCCGTTACAATGAATCTTGCAGATAAGAATAATTGGAAGCCTGCTAATGTATCCCAGAGGCAGACATCTACGGTTAAGGGAGCAAAATCAAGTAACAAGCAGGGAAATAGTGTCAATTGTGCAAAACCAGCATGCCTTAGAAATACAAAATCATTG GTCCAATATCGGTCAATACGTCAGACATCTTTGATGCCTGTTAACGGCAACAAAGAAGATGCTTGTACTGGTGCTAAGAAGAAACTTGGAAAGATAAATAGTTTGACAGGCAAGGGAAAAGAGAATGTTGCAAATACTGTGACCTCAAATCCAAAGTGCATTGAAAAAGGTGTTACTAGTGGGCGCATGTTAAAAGATCTTAGAACTACGGAACGCTGTCATCTGCAGAAGGGCAACACAGGCTCAGCTGCTATGGCAAATAAACTG GGAAAAGACAATGATCTACCTGAAGCAAAGAATCGAACTAATCTAGTTCGAAGGATTTACCTACGATAA
- the LOC130966391 gene encoding uncharacterized protein LOC130966391 isoform X2 codes for MTTLPNWLQSSGRVFSREHIEAPMWVDLTIEANSFSEDINDDWFNTSHPFHQWSARQLKAKFSHPGQEKLTSEVVDSDGQDSQQVPSSVSRSRGKHYNSKKWGVMNLNNLLDKQQGLSKRCFQASSSFGNEVKPKTKSNVGHPKGMLSENLGPNFESKARGKAKSSASCSKPVIGTNFVDKRSGESSTRSTITSEDTHQQQKCKVEPTQPCDKNGRSLSDRGVGLRKSCITDRASIVQQQQKSMEVSSQPCKSGSSSAASVCLGKSCVTRRTSRMEVAGDIMQSRGRKSSYGNSSVGSSSIPGYEVKFVSKHIRKEIADGNDAVTMNLADKNNWKPANVSQRQTSTVKGAKSSNKQGNSVNCAKPACLRNTKSLVQYRSIRQTSLMPVNGNKEDACTGAKKKLGKINSLTGKGKENVANTVTSNPKCIEKGVTSGRMLKDLRTTERCHLQKGNTGSAAMANKLGKDNDLPEAKNRTNLVRRIYLR; via the exons ATGACAACACTTCCAAATTGGTTGCAGAGCTCGGGGCGAGTTTTTAGCAGG GAACATATTGAAGCACCTATGTGGGTAGATTTGACTATTGAAGCTAACTCTTTTAGTGAAGATAT AAATGATGACTGGTTCAACACAAGCCACCC GTTCCACCAGTGGTCTGCTCGGCAGCTGAAGGCTAAGTTCTCTCATCCTGGACAGGAGAAATTGACATCAGAAGTAGTTGACTCAGATGGACAAGACTCGCAGCAGGTTCCTTCTTCAGTCTCAAGGTCGAGGGGCAAACACTACAATAGCAAGAAATGGGGAGTTATGAATCTGAACAATTTGTTAGACAAGCAACAGGGTTTGAGTAAGAGATGCTTCCAAGCAAGTTCCAGTTTTGGTAATGAGGTGAAGCCCAAAACAAAATCTAATGTTGGCCACCCAAAAGGAATGTTGAGTGAAAATTTAGGACCGAACTTTGAAAGCAAGGCAAGAGGAAAAGCTAAGTCTTCGGCCAGTTGCAGTAAGCCTGTGATTGGAACAAATTTTGTTGATAAAAGGAGTGGTGAAAGCAGTACAAGAAGCACAATCACGTCGGAGGACACTCATCAACAGCAGAAATGTAAAGTGGAACCTACTCAGCCTTGTGATAAAAATGGTAGAAGTTTGTCAGATAGGGGTGTTGGTCTTAGGAAAAGTTGTATAACAGACAGAGCCTCGATAGTTCAGCAACAACAGAAATCAATGGAGGTATCTAGTCAACCTTGTAAAAGTGGAAGTTCGTCGGCTGCAAGTGTTTGTCTTGGTAAAAGTTGTGTTACTAGAAGAACCTCCAGAATGGAGGTTGCTGGTGATATAATGCAATCAAGGGGTCGTAAATCTTCTTATGGGAACTCTAGTGTTGGATCATCTTCAATCCCTGGTTATGAAGTTAAATTTGTATCAAAACACATCAGAAAGGAAATTGCAGATGGGAATGATGCCGTTACAATGAATCTTGCAGATAAGAATAATTGGAAGCCTGCTAATGTATCCCAGAGGCAGACATCTACGGTTAAGGGAGCAAAATCAAGTAACAAGCAGGGAAATAGTGTCAATTGTGCAAAACCAGCATGCCTTAGAAATACAAAATCATTG GTCCAATATCGGTCAATACGTCAGACATCTTTGATGCCTGTTAACGGCAACAAAGAAGATGCTTGTACTGGTGCTAAGAAGAAACTTGGAAAGATAAATAGTTTGACAGGCAAGGGAAAAGAGAATGTTGCAAATACTGTGACCTCAAATCCAAAGTGCATTGAAAAAGGTGTTACTAGTGGGCGCATGTTAAAAGATCTTAGAACTACGGAACGCTGTCATCTGCAGAAGGGCAACACAGGCTCAGCTGCTATGGCAAATAAACTG GGAAAAGACAATGATCTACCTGAAGCAAAGAATCGAACTAATCTAGTTCGAAGGATTTACCTACGATAA
- the LOC130968920 gene encoding uncharacterized protein LOC130968920, which translates to MWAASCLASCCAACACDACRTVVSGISRRSARIAYCGLFAFSLVVAWILREVAAPLMESLPWINHFKHTPSREWFETDAVLRVSLGNFLFFTILAVLMIGVKNQKDPRDGLHHGGWMMKIICWFLLVIFMFFLPNELISFYETISKFGSGMFLLVQVVLLLDFVHRWNDTWVGYDEQFWYVALFVVSLVCYVASFVFSGVLFHFFTPSGQDCGINTFFITMTLLLAFVFAIVALHPAVNGSILPASVISLYCTYLCYSALSSEPRDYECNGLHKHSKAVSTGTLTLGLLTTVLSVVYSAVRAGSSATVLSPPSSPRAGKPLLPLDGKEEVENEKAKPVTYSYAFFHLIFSLASMYSAMLLTGWSTSVGETGKLVDVGWPSVWVRIVTCWATALLYLWSLMAPIMFPEREF; encoded by the exons ATGTGGGCAGCTTCCTGCCTTGCGTCATGCTGTGCCGCGTGCGCATGCGACGCGTGCCGGACTGTCGTTTCGGGAATCAGCCGCCGTTCAGCGAGGATCGCCTACTGCGGCCTGTTCGCCTTCTCCCTCGTCGTCGCATGGATCCTCCGCGAAGTCGCTGCTCCTTTGATGGAGTCTCTTCCTT GGATCAATCACTTTAAACATACCCCTAGCAGAGAATGGTTTGAAACAGATGCAGTTTTGCGAGTTAGCTTGGGGAACTTTCTCTTTTTCACTATTCTAGCAGTTCTAATGATTGGCGTCAAGAACCAGAAGGATCCTCGTGATGGTTTGCATCACGGAGGTTGGAtgatgaaaataatttgttggtTCCTTCTGGTAATCTTTATGTTTTTCCTTCCAAATGAGCTCATCAGCTTTTATG AAACCATATCAAAGTTTGGCTCGGGTATGTTTCTTCTAGTTCAAGTTGTGCtcttgttagattttgttcatCGATGGAATGACACCTGGGTTGGATATGATGAACAATTCTG GTATGTTGCTCTGTTTGTGGTTTCACTTGTTTGTTATGTGGCTTCATTTGTGTTCTCGGGAGTTCTTTTTCACTTCTTCACACCATCTGGACAAGACTGTGGAATCAATACCTTCTTTATTACAATGACCCTCCTTCTTGCATTTGTTTTTGCTATTGTTGCTTTGCACCCTGCG GTAAATGGGAGCATTCTGCCTGCTTCAGTAATTTCATTATACTGTACTTATCTCTGCTATAGTGCATTGTCTAGTGAACCCCGAGATTACGAGTGCAATGGCCTTCACAAACACTCAAAAGCCGTTTCAACTGGCACCCTTACTTTGGGCTTGCTTACGACAGTTCTATCTGTTGTGTATTCTGCTGTGCGTGCTGGATCTTCTGCCACAGTGCTTTCCCCACCAAGCTCTCCTCGTGCTG GGAAGCCTTTGCTTCCGCTGGATGGAAAGGAGGAAGTTGAGAATGAGAAAGCAAAGCCGGTTACATATTCATATGCCTTTTTCCACTTGATTTTCTCTCTTGCGAGCATGTATTCTGCAATGCTTCTGACAGGTTGGTCAACTTCTGTTGGAGAGACTGGGAAGTTGGTTGATGTCGGGTGGCCTTCTGTGTGGGTTCGGATTGTCACTTGCTGGGCTACTGCTCTGCTCTACTTATGGTCACTTATGGCGCCAATTATGTTCCCAGAAAGGGAGTTTTAA